A single window of Tenericutes bacterium MZ-XQ DNA harbors:
- a CDS encoding single-stranded DNA-binding protein (binds to single stranded DNA and may facilitate the binding and interaction of other proteins to DNA), with amino-acid sequence MLNQLILVGRLAKDPETKILEDGRKVSDIILAVQRGFKNMEGNYDTDFIKVSVWEGLATAIESYCVKGTMIAVKARVQTYKYEIEPEKRLNMLEVIAERITFLSSSQKNDPDIKDLEEK; translated from the coding sequence ATGTTAAATCAATTAATACTTGTTGGTAGACTTGCAAAGGATCCTGAAACTAAGATTTTAGAAGATGGCAGAAAAGTCAGTGATATCATTCTTGCTGTTCAAAGAGGTTTTAAAAACATGGAAGGCAATTATGATACAGATTTTATTAAAGTATCTGTATGGGAGGGTTTAGCCACAGCAATAGAATCATATTGTGTAAAAGGAACGATGATTGCTGTTAAAGCAAGAGTACAAACCTATAAATACGAAATTGAACCTGAAAAACGACTAAATATGCTCGAAGTGATTGCTGAAAGAATTACGTTCTTATCATCAAGTCAAAAAAATGATCCAGATATAAAAGATTTAGAAGAAAAATAA